CTAATTACACTAACTGGACAAGAATAATCAAAGGACATATTAGAGAATTACAGATCAGAAGAGTAGACTAATATGTTGTTTACAACAGCTGGAATGTACTGACTAAAAGAAACGTatttaaaatcattttaagtttaattttcTTATTGTGATGTGTACTTCTCTGGAGTCTAACAAAAACGAATTATAATTTAACCAACATTTTCAGCTGTTATAAAATCCCAGCACTACGAGAAACATGGAGGCATGACTGATTAAGACATTAATCATCACTTTTTGGACACATCTAGACCAGGTATTTGGACATTTAATCACAATATGTCACCCATCCTAGGAAAATCCCACTTTATATCCTGTAACAATAACAAAATAAGGTTTTTGCAGCGTCTTCTGTTGACAGCAAATCCACGGGACAGTATCAGTAAATAACACCTGGGTGCTTGCAGTCCTGATAGTGGTCTACAGTCCCACAGTCTAACTTGATGCAGTGGTGAATCTGAAAGAGACAAAGACACGAGTGTGTAGAAAGCAGCATCTGAATACGAGCAGTGAAAATGTGCTGACAGGGCCTCCTAACGATGCAGAGAAACAGCTGGTCATCATTTCCCAACATGCATCTTTCCAGGTCAAAATCCCATTTTCAAATTCTCTGTGCTCAAGACAGTGCTGGGCAACCCATTGAGCAACACAGGCAGCTGCCTAGAGCCCCATCTTCTGACTGGGTATTGATTTAGCAAACTTGTAAAGTTTGCCGGcgggagtgggggaggggggtgaagcTTGCCTCGGGCCCCACATGGGCTTCGACTGGCACTGCATCCAGGAGACAGCAGTTGTTCCTGGGTTAAATTCATCTTGAATTTTCCGATGAACTTCAAAGGACAGTGAATAAAGCTAGTGGTCCTTTAGCCAGGAGGTGGTACTGTTTTATGTTTAGCAATGTCAGGTGTTAAAAGCAAAGTGCAGTGCAATCTTCTGATTGGACAGGAGAGCGGCAATGCAGTGCTCACAAACAGCCATCGGGATGAGCGTAAGGAACCGTGCAGAGGAGAAGCAAAGTAAGCCTTGCAACACTCAGGCCAGACTCGATACAGACGCCACAGTCAGGGTCACACTTCCCACATGGCGATATGCAGTGCGGCGTGAAGCAGACTTACCAGCTGTAAAGGGATGCTTGCCAGAGGGGGTCGGTAACGGAGATCAGAGGAGCTTCTGGGGCTGCTGGAGAGGCAGTGCGCTGGCTAATCTGTCATGGGGGCAAGTAGACGCTGATCTCTTCACATCGACATTCGCTGAGTGCTAAACCACTACGCTGCAGGCAGCTGCCCCCTTTCCCGGGGTGAGACGCCACACCCATAAGGGCTGGAAGGGAATGATGCCACCCAGCACACACATGCCAGCAGCTGCACACACATGGGCACGCCGGCCCCGATACAGACAAGcagggacaggacaggacaggctaCCACTGCGGCCAGCACAGTCACCAGGAGGGAGCGCCAGTGAAGCCACATCTCAGCCGGTCGAGATGGGCTGATAGGACGGGCATTGCTGAAGCAGCCAGCTGGGCGCCCCCCCCTTAAGGAAGACTGAATAAGCTTGAGACCTGATTACCACAAAGGCCCCGATTCTGGCTCTGTGACGGCAGCTGGGTCTAGGGTCAATGCTCTGAGGAACGTGGACAGTGTGGAGGGTGATGAAACTGAACCTGGGACACTCTGCAGCGGCACCCAGGTTATCACACATTCTGTTAGACTGAGAGCAGTCAGAGATGGGAAAGCAGATCGGGGACAGAGGAACAGAGTCACATGGGACACCAGAGTCAGTTAGTAGGGTTTGCGGATCCTGGGAGTCAAAGGGCTGTAATCCACGTGTCTGTCTCTCCGCCTGACATAATAGGTTATGCTGGAATTTGCAGATTTCTACATATTACGTCTTAGACGTCAAAGTCTGTGTTAGGCAACTCAGGTTACTTCATTTGTAATAGTGAGTATTAACATACACCTTTCAAATCTTGCAAAATAGTATAAGAATGACCactgttattaatgtattattcctgtttttaaatataaaagaacTTTATATAAAGTGATTTATATAATAACACATTTCCCTGCAGCCAGTCTGGGCATATTATCCTGGTCTAGAATCAACAGCAGACAGCCCTGAActgttaactttttttttttttagatgtgTCAACTTTGCTCTTACAGTCCTCTGTCCGTAACcactgttatttttttgttagaTGTCAAAGCAGCCCTTCTGAGGATTGCGGCAAGCCCTACTAACAATTGTTGGGTTAGGAACAGTAGCGGAGTGGCGTGCACATTGCTGTCTCCTGCTGACACACCTGCCACCCTGCAACTGCTCCAGCTCAGCCTCCAGGGTTATGTTCCGTTCCTGCTCTTCCTGCAGCCGCCTGCGAAGGCCGCGCACCTCCTGCTGTGCCTCCACCTTGATGTCGTTGGCCACCACGACGGCTGTCTGCAGGTCTGCCTGGAACCGCCGCCACTCCTCCGTCTCGTCCTGATGACATGCAtgcccagtcacatgacctcccaatcacataagaaatttacaaacgagaggaggccattcggcccatcaagctcatttggggagaacttaactaataggtcagagttgttaaaaactTATCTTGCTCTGATGTAAAGGAATCCAGGGTTTTAgtttgtgctacactagcaggaagactattccatactctaactacacactgtaTAAAAGTGTGTAgtattctagtatttaaactaatattgaaatagccatttagctgaacagcatccagacctgttagaatcttatatacctggatcatgtccccccttagtctcctttgcttgaggttaaacagattcagctcagctaacctctcctcataagacatttgtctaagaccaggaatcattctcgtagccctccgttgcaccttttctaaaGCAGCAATATCCTTCTTAAAATATGGTGACCAAAACTGCACatagtattctaggtggggtcttaccaaggaattatataatcgtagcatcacctcccttgacttaaactccacacacctagagatgtaacctaacattctattggccttttttattgctttcccACAcgggcgagagtgggacatggaagcatcaacatacacactgagatctttctcgtaatcagctacctttcatttcagtggaacccataaaatatttgtACTTTATTTGTCtgttccctgcatggattaccttacatttatttatgttaCGGTGAGTCACATGTTTGCTCACCCATTTGTTATTTACCGGACGCTTCTATCCAAGAACACTTACAGTTAAGGAATAATTCTATGAAGCAAGTCACAAGTGTTATTCAGAAAACAGCTTGTTGAGGTAAGGCATGGTACACTAAGTATAAtgcataaatgactataaatgtCTCatgcagattaaaaaaatactaTCTAGTAGATGAATCAATACATAAATATCTGGCTATAGAACCAGATTACTCTCATTTAAAGGGGTGGGACTCTAGTTTCAAGGCACATTGTAGGAGGGAGAAAAACTGAGCTTAATACAGAACTGAAGTTGGAATGTTCTGCTTTCCCATAATGGttcattttgtctttttttgaaGGGTTGAATGCATGAATGAAGGAAGAACTCCAAAACAGCAGCCTACCTTCATTTGTCTGCTCAGAGCTTTCAGCTGCTTCTCCAAGTCGAGTTTCTGCTCCTCCAGCTTCTTGACCTGACCTGCAAGTATATGCTGGCATGTGGATGTGACTCCATGTCATCATTCTCCCGTTAACCTCCTAGCGGCCCATAAAGGAGAAGGTCACTTTTGACAAACACATCTGCACGCCGTTTTGGGTAGAATAGCGACCTTCCTCCTAATGTTTCCAAGTAAAAAGCCAACATGGCGCTAGGATGTTTTCACTGTAGCTGGTCTAACTGCAAAACAAATTGATTATCATTATCTGCCagtgtaaaatgtgtgaaatgttCCAGATGCCTGGAAACGTATCACTCTgatctttaaatctttaattttagagttttactctaaatacgaAGGGCCACGTGCCCGAATGAGGATTAAATGCAAGCAATTAGCCGTCTGACATCCCTCAGACatgtgccccccgcccccccccatctttaATCCATGTTTCTGGCTCCAGCCCCTCATGTCAGTGTGACAGGAGCATTTTCAGGCAAACAGGGGCCCAAATGGAGCTTAGAGCCCTGCTGGGTAGTCTCTGGGTAGTCAGGTTTTCCAGAATGTCCTGTGGCTGTGAGTCTGAGAGAGAGTGTGCTGTGGTGCCAGTGACAAACCCAGAAGAGATGAGTGACCCCTgatgatggtggggggggggtagcatcCTTATAAAGCTATGGTGATTTTCCCTGAAGTTCACCTGTTCCATCTTGGCCATTCTACCTATGATCAATTTTGATTGTTTTTTGAGCATTTCACCCTTTCGCGGGTGGTCAGGCCACCTACCCTCCAGGTCCAAGATGGTCTGGTTGGTGTGCAGCCTTACAGTCCGGTGCTGCTCCACCTGGTCCTCCAGCTCAAAGATGGTCTCCTTCAGTTCCTTGATCTGGACCTCCTTCTCATGGCTGCTCTCCTCCAGACAGCGCACGGAGGTGCTATGCTCCTGCTCCTGCTTGGCACACAGCTCCTGGAGGCGCTGGCATTCCACCTCAACCTgcaacatgcgcacacacacatacacacacacacacacacacgcatgcatgcatgcacacacaaacaaacacacacacaccctctgaGTAACTGACCTGACCCAGAAACCCAAATGCAGAGAaaagccccccacagcctgctgAATCCAATCCAGTATATAACAGGATAATATTCAAATTatgcacatttatttttatttggtaATATTTATACAAATATGTAGGACATGTGGGTTTGATAGTATGATGTTCTGGAACAGACTTTTGGAAATGTATATTAAAACAATTTAGGCTAAATATGAAGCAGATGTGCTTACAATGTTGAACGATTGAAGCACCTGCTGACCTTTAAATACTTACCGTATGACTGTTCAAAAGCAGAAGTAGTAACCGAAAGGGCCCTTTTTCATTATAGCTCTGGTAGAAATGTCTTTCTGCATTACCACCAGGAGATGTCGCTCTGGTCATTTGGCATTTCTTTCTTCGCTTAGGCTTTGGCGCTTAAGGCGTATCGTTGCACTACACCCACAACTGCTGTGTTCACCGCCCATGTGAAACAGCAAACTGAGTGTGTGCAGGCTCGCCCAATTAAGTGTCATCACTTTGCAGACCCCACCGACCCTACTGCTAATTAATTTAGCTGATTAATTAACACAATGagctctgacacacacatatgAGCTGTGTCGCATCACCGTGCTAATTATGCTGCTTTCGGCCGCATCTCATGACCCCAACTCCCATGCGAATAGCCATGTGTTACTGGCTAATCAAGGTACCGCCATGCCGACCCATCACCCACTGCCCTGACTGCCattcccatgccccccccccaccccccccaagaccTCACCCTTAACTCCTCTCCAATCCACCACCccccaggcccacagagcagaaATGTAAAGTGGCACTCCAGAACATTCCACTAGCTATGATGTCAGGCCCAACTGAGCAGCTCCAGACCCTCCCACACGCTAACGGGGGCTCTGGGGAACCTTCCACATGTTGAAACTAGGTATCGGCAGAAACCCAAAGCTATCATGGCACTGAACTAAGCCTTCAGTCACCAATGAAAAAACCTAACACCAAGCCAGGGGTTTCAGATAAGATCTGATCTAATCCATGTGCATCTGGGCTTCCTCTACAGGCCAATGAGGCCTTGTTCATGAAGCCTGCCCTGCGGTTTAATACCAAGACATGGAAACCTTATTTATTCCCTCATGTATTGAGGAGGGTGAACTTCACACCAAATCAGCTGCACCAACGGGGCCATCATCAGGCCACCGGTGCTCCTTCTGGAAACCTGATACAGTCCTGCTCCTATTAATGGGACCATTACGACTCCAAGTCCCATCATCATCAGCATCAGAAGCATCAGCCTTCCAGGCTTGAAAGAAGCCACGAGGGTGACTCACGGGCCACAGTACTCCTCGGTGCTCCTCTCCTCGTTGGCAGGGCAGAGTCACCATTCAGGCATCGCTGTGGCCTCAGCTAAAGACCATACAGAGGTCTCCCAATCTCACACAAGCCCGTCCTATACAGCTCATTACATGTTTTTAACTCATTGTTATTTCTGGTCCGCAGGTTGAGCTATCGTTGTCCACTTCCTAATTATTCATTTAAGTGATCTGCGAAGACTTAGGTTTTTTTTAGATTAACAGAATATAGACACATTATTTTTTCCTCTCTCTCATTTCTTCTTTGGCTCATGAAAAATACCTGAAGCACCCCCCCTTGGGAGAAGAGCTTCTAGCCAGTGGCCCCCAGGTAATTTGCCTGCCTTACAGTATGTTTTCGGGGGTGAGAATACCAATAATGCCCTGTGAAGTTATAATGTTTTACAGGAGAGGGAGCTCATGGCAAAGGAGAATGGGTCAGATGCTGTCTCCCAGTAGAGGGCCAGCAAGATTTCTGCCAGGAGCTATAAACCCCTAAGCTGGCAGACAGGATTAGAAAATCAACCTGAAGAGGTTCTTTCCTGAATGCCCTTCCACATTACTTCCATTTCCCTGTAggggcaggagggggaggggtgctgTGGCCTACCATGGAATTGTACAGATCTCTTTCCACCCAGTGGATGGCAGGCAATAAACAAGACATTCTTCACTGTGGCAGGGCCTCTGGATAAGAACCTGGCAGGATATCTGGTTTTCTCCACAGCAATGGGGAAAAAGAGCACCTGGGTGGTACTGGAAGAGGAAACACCCACCCAGGTCGTCCCTTTGACTGGATGGGAGGAGCAGTAAGGCTCCTAAGAGAAGTCAGATATGGTCCAACCAAAACATCATGAAACAGCATGGAAGTTTAGGAATAGAGCCAGCGACTGACGGAGATGTACCTTAGCTAACATCCCCCGGACGCGCTCCGTGTCGCCCGTGGCCTGCAAGAGCTCCTGCTGCAGCTCGGAGTGCTGTAGCTCCAGCCGCTCCTTCTCTGAATGTGCCACTTTGAGCAGCTTCTCCACTTCGCTGCTGTCGCCCGCGTCCTGCATGACCTTGAGCTCCACCACCTTCTGCCTCTCCACCTCCACCTGGGCCTTCAGCTTCACATTCTCCACCTTCAGGCCCTCAGTGCTCACTCTCTGCTCCACTAGCTCTCTTACCATCTCACTGTTCGCCTCCTGACTCTTCTCCAAACGCGTCTGGAGGGTGTCCCTCTCCTCCTTCAGGGAGCGCACAAGCCCTTGCGCCTCCTGGTGCTCCTTTTCCAAGGCCCTCAGGCTGCCTGTGAGTTGCTGCTGGATGTCTACCAGCTTCTCCCGCTCAAAATGCGAATTCTTCACCAGCTCTGCATGCCTCTGCTCCAGCTCGGCCATCCTGGAGGCCTTGGCCCGTGTCTCGTCGGTCTCGGCCTGCTCCTGCAGCCGCACCAGGAGGCTCTCGTTCTTCTGTGTAAGGAGCTCCACCCTCTCCCTCTGCTGCTGCAGTGAGGTCTGCAGCAGTAccttctcctctgccagccGCTCGTTCTCAGCCGTCAGCTCCTGCATCACCTGCTGCTGGTCGGAGAGCTCCTGCAGTGTGGCCTGTAGCTCCTCTGCTGTGCTGTGGTGGCTCTCCTCCATCCTCTGGATCTTCTCTGTCAGGCATTCCACCGAAAGCTCCCGTCTACCATCACCGCAGCCTTTCACCGGCCCACTGCACGAGGAGTCGGACCTGGAGGGGATTTTCTCAAACTCAGACGAGTCTGGAGACGAGGAGCCCTTAGTGATGTCACTGCTAGAGGATGGGGAAATCTTTGGCGGGCTGCCGTCCTGCAAGACCCCGTTGACCGTGTACTTGGTGGGGCTGGCTGGGCTGTTGACACTAGCCGACTCCCCCAGCGACAGGAGCTTCTCCTTCAAGGCCTGATTCTCCTCCCGCAGCATGGCCAGCTCCCGCTGGAACTTGCCATTCTTCTCACGCAGCGCCATCACCTGAAGCTCCAGAGACTGCGATTCCGGCTCACTGCCCTCGGGGGTGTTGCCGTCCGGTGTTCCACGGCCCTTGCACCGCTGGAGCTCAGTGCGCAGCTTGCTGATCTCAAActccttggccttggcctcagCCAGCAGCTCCTTGACCTGGCACTCCAACACGGCTTTTTCGCCAGCCCTGTCTCCAGCCTCGCTGTCCACTTTCGCCTTCACAGACGTCCGGGTGCTCTTGCCAAGCCCTGAGAGATTAGAGCTGCTGGAGCTTGGGATCATCTTCTTGGAGCCGGCAGTCCGTAGAGACCTGTCTCTGGATATCGTAGGAGGAATCTCGCGCGGAGCGGGAATGCCCGACTTCTTGGCAGACGGAACTCCTGAAAGAGAGATCCAGACCATCTTAAAGACAGCTTCACCAAAATAAATTTTTCACCAAGAAAAACATATCCCACACAAATTCAGAGGTGCCAAAATTTGGTTAATAAGCTTAAACACAAAAATCATCAGGTCTGTATTCACATATGTATTGAACTCAAGGCCTAATTGCTTTATTATTTCTTATTGAAGACCCATCCATTGATGATGAACTCCATGATCCCTACAAAGCTTTTAATGTAGCACTTTctgctgatttgaataatagtcTTAGTAGGTTCTTACCTTGTCTTTCAAGATATTGTGTAGCTCTTGCTCCTATGCTGCTTATACTTGTGCCgggcattcattggaagctcagcctagcctaGCCAACTCGTTgagtatgtttgtaatgtgctatttggcTCACATGTACATTGTTTTGggcaaaagtgtctgctaagtaatagtaaatgtaaatttaatCACATTATATGATTAATTTGTTAGCAAAAACAGACAGACTTTCAGCACTGGGCCAATACAGTAATTCATGGCTGAAGGTGAACACTTAATGAGCACGTTGGTTACTATTCCTGTGACTTTCAGGTGAGATCCAGATGGCCTGAAGATAAGGTAGGACAACTGTTCTCAGGCCTATGGCTTCTGGGAAAAGCCTCCTGACTGAGATAAGCTGTCAGGCCTTCGGTGGCTAAC
This genomic stretch from Brienomyrus brachyistius isolate T26 chromosome 6, BBRACH_0.4, whole genome shotgun sequence harbors:
- the specc1 gene encoding cytospin-B isoform X2, which translates into the protein MSDCRPEDCGPRATRAMMKGGATKGGLPKPAVQEKGRLPSASSVMAMKSSRSSGTLAADLRHSRLKRASSDDALAKPGLGAAAVACRMKKTVTTGAICELADNRPHSLTGVPSAKKSGIPAPREIPPTISRDRSLRTAGSKKMIPSSSSSNLSGLGKSTRTSVKAKVDSEAGDRAGEKAVLECQVKELLAEAKAKEFEISKLRTELQRCKGRGTPDGNTPEGSEPESQSLELQVMALREKNGKFQRELAMLREENQALKEKLLSLGESASVNSPASPTKYTVNGVLQDGSPPKISPSSSSDITKGSSSPDSSEFEKIPSRSDSSCSGPVKGCGDGRRELSVECLTEKIQRMEESHHSTAEELQATLQELSDQQQVMQELTAENERLAEEKVLLQTSLQQQRERVELLTQKNESLLVRLQEQAETDETRAKASRMAELEQRHAELVKNSHFEREKLVDIQQQLTGSLRALEKEHQEAQGLVRSLKEERDTLQTRLEKSQEANSEMVRELVEQRVSTEGLKVENVKLKAQVEVERQKVVELKVMQDAGDSSEVEKLLKVAHSEKERLELQHSELQQELLQATGDTERVRGMLAKVEVECQRLQELCAKQEQEHSTSVRCLEESSHEKEVQIKELKETIFELEDQVEQHRTVRLHTNQTILDLEGQVKKLEEQKLDLEKQLKALSRQMKDETEEWRRFQADLQTAVVVANDIKVEAQQEVRGLRRRLQEEQERNITLEAELEQLQGGRLKGDEVDSSDTDGSPRWCGISVGQMGSPSSEPGATVKSLIKSFDSGVQNGPSHTVAIHSSTRSPLSGIPVRTAPAAAVSPIQRHSSIKPLSKALEKRINLGDFAHPDKLPGLGDDLKPSSLMRKSPSLESVIKSPGSLGGRTASLSYPKANSKLSVERKDPLAALARQYGGSKRNALLKWCQRKTEGYPNIDVTNFSSSWSDGLAFCALLHTYLPAHIPYQELISQDKSRNLTLAFQAAESVGIKPSLDISEMLHTDRPDWQSVMQYVSQIYKYFET
- the specc1 gene encoding cytospin-B isoform X1, whose protein sequence is MCFSHMAMQLWGAVRGLGPEDCGPRATRAMMKGGATKGGLPKPAVQEKGRLPSASSVMAMKSSRSSGTLAADLRHSRLKRASSDDALAKPGLGAAAVACRMKKTVTTGAICELADNRPHSLTGVPSAKKSGIPAPREIPPTISRDRSLRTAGSKKMIPSSSSSNLSGLGKSTRTSVKAKVDSEAGDRAGEKAVLECQVKELLAEAKAKEFEISKLRTELQRCKGRGTPDGNTPEGSEPESQSLELQVMALREKNGKFQRELAMLREENQALKEKLLSLGESASVNSPASPTKYTVNGVLQDGSPPKISPSSSSDITKGSSSPDSSEFEKIPSRSDSSCSGPVKGCGDGRRELSVECLTEKIQRMEESHHSTAEELQATLQELSDQQQVMQELTAENERLAEEKVLLQTSLQQQRERVELLTQKNESLLVRLQEQAETDETRAKASRMAELEQRHAELVKNSHFEREKLVDIQQQLTGSLRALEKEHQEAQGLVRSLKEERDTLQTRLEKSQEANSEMVRELVEQRVSTEGLKVENVKLKAQVEVERQKVVELKVMQDAGDSSEVEKLLKVAHSEKERLELQHSELQQELLQATGDTERVRGMLAKVEVECQRLQELCAKQEQEHSTSVRCLEESSHEKEVQIKELKETIFELEDQVEQHRTVRLHTNQTILDLEGQVKKLEEQKLDLEKQLKALSRQMKDETEEWRRFQADLQTAVVVANDIKVEAQQEVRGLRRRLQEEQERNITLEAELEQLQGGRLKGDEVDSSDTDGSPRWCGISVGQMGSPSSEPGATVKSLIKSFDSGVQNGPSHTVAIHSSTRSPLSGIPVRTAPAAAVSPIQRHSSIKPLSKALEKRINLGDFAHPDKLPGLGDDLKPSSLMRKSPSLESVIKSPGSLGGRTASLSYPKANSKLSVERKDPLAALARQYGGSKRNALLKWCQRKTEGYPNIDVTNFSSSWSDGLAFCALLHTYLPAHIPYQELISQDKSRNLTLAFQAAESVGIKPSLDISEMLHTDRPDWQSVMQYVSQIYKYFET
- the specc1 gene encoding cytospin-B isoform X4, which codes for MCFSHMAMQLWGAVRGLGPEDCGPRATRAMMKGGATKGGLPKPAVQEKGRLPSASSVMAMKSSRSSGTLAADLRHSRLKRASSDDALAKPGLGAAAVACRMKKTVTTGAICELADNRPHSLTGVPSAKKSGIPAPREIPPTISRDRSLRTAGSKKMIPSSSSSNLSGLGKSTRTSVKAKVDSEAGDRAGEKAVLECQVKELLAEAKAKEFEISKLRTELQRCKGRGTPDGNTPEGSEPESQSLELQVMALREKNGKFQRELAMLREENQALKEKLLSLGESASVNSPASPTKYTVNGVLQDGSPPKISPSSSSDITKGSSSPDSSEFEKIPSRSDSSCSGPVKGCGDGRRELSVECLTEKIQRMEESHHSTAEELQATLQELSDQQQVMQELTAENERLAEEKVLLQTSLQQQRERVELLTQKNESLLVRLQEQAETDETRAKASRMAELEQRHAELVKNSHFEREKLVDIQQQLTGSLRALEKEHQEAQGLVRSLKEERDTLQTRLEKSQEANSEMVEVECQRLQELCAKQEQEHSTSVRCLEESSHEKEVQIKELKETIFELEDQVEQHRTVRLHTNQTILDLEGQVKKLEEQKLDLEKQLKALSRQMKDETEEWRRFQADLQTAVVVANDIKVEAQQEVRGLRRRLQEEQERNITLEAELEQLQGGRLKGDEVDSSDTDGSPRWCGISVGQMGSPSSEPGATVKSLIKSFDSGVQNGPSHTVAIHSSTRSPLSGIPVRTAPAAAVSPIQRHSSIKPLSKALEKRINLGDFAHPDKLPGLGDDLKPSSLMRKSPSLESVIKSPGSLGGRTASLSYPKANSKLSVERKDPLAALARQYGGSKRNALLKWCQRKTEGYPNIDVTNFSSSWSDGLAFCALLHTYLPAHIPYQELISQDKSRNLTLAFQAAESVGIKPSLDISEMLHTDRPDWQSVMQYVSQIYKYFET
- the specc1 gene encoding cytospin-B isoform X3, which produces MMKGGATKGGLPKPAVQEKGRLPSASSVMAMKSSRSSGTLAADLRHSRLKRASSDDALAKPGLGAAAVACRMKKTVTTGAICELADNRPHSLTGVPSAKKSGIPAPREIPPTISRDRSLRTAGSKKMIPSSSSSNLSGLGKSTRTSVKAKVDSEAGDRAGEKAVLECQVKELLAEAKAKEFEISKLRTELQRCKGRGTPDGNTPEGSEPESQSLELQVMALREKNGKFQRELAMLREENQALKEKLLSLGESASVNSPASPTKYTVNGVLQDGSPPKISPSSSSDITKGSSSPDSSEFEKIPSRSDSSCSGPVKGCGDGRRELSVECLTEKIQRMEESHHSTAEELQATLQELSDQQQVMQELTAENERLAEEKVLLQTSLQQQRERVELLTQKNESLLVRLQEQAETDETRAKASRMAELEQRHAELVKNSHFEREKLVDIQQQLTGSLRALEKEHQEAQGLVRSLKEERDTLQTRLEKSQEANSEMVRELVEQRVSTEGLKVENVKLKAQVEVERQKVVELKVMQDAGDSSEVEKLLKVAHSEKERLELQHSELQQELLQATGDTERVRGMLAKVEVECQRLQELCAKQEQEHSTSVRCLEESSHEKEVQIKELKETIFELEDQVEQHRTVRLHTNQTILDLEGQVKKLEEQKLDLEKQLKALSRQMKDETEEWRRFQADLQTAVVVANDIKVEAQQEVRGLRRRLQEEQERNITLEAELEQLQGGRLKGDEVDSSDTDGSPRWCGISVGQMGSPSSEPGATVKSLIKSFDSGVQNGPSHTVAIHSSTRSPLSGIPVRTAPAAAVSPIQRHSSIKPLSKALEKRINLGDFAHPDKLPGLGDDLKPSSLMRKSPSLESVIKSPGSLGGRTASLSYPKANSKLSVERKDPLAALARQYGGSKRNALLKWCQRKTEGYPNIDVTNFSSSWSDGLAFCALLHTYLPAHIPYQELISQDKSRNLTLAFQAAESVGIKPSLDISEMLHTDRPDWQSVMQYVSQIYKYFET
- the specc1 gene encoding cytospin-B isoform X5, coding for MGNQEGRVEEPEPGVPSAKKSGIPAPREIPPTISRDRSLRTAGSKKMIPSSSSSNLSGLGKSTRTSVKAKVDSEAGDRAGEKAVLECQVKELLAEAKAKEFEISKLRTELQRCKGRGTPDGNTPEGSEPESQSLELQVMALREKNGKFQRELAMLREENQALKEKLLSLGESASVNSPASPTKYTVNGVLQDGSPPKISPSSSSDITKGSSSPDSSEFEKIPSRSDSSCSGPVKGCGDGRRELSVECLTEKIQRMEESHHSTAEELQATLQELSDQQQVMQELTAENERLAEEKVLLQTSLQQQRERVELLTQKNESLLVRLQEQAETDETRAKASRMAELEQRHAELVKNSHFEREKLVDIQQQLTGSLRALEKEHQEAQGLVRSLKEERDTLQTRLEKSQEANSEMVRELVEQRVSTEGLKVENVKLKAQVEVERQKVVELKVMQDAGDSSEVEKLLKVAHSEKERLELQHSELQQELLQATGDTERVRGMLAKVEVECQRLQELCAKQEQEHSTSVRCLEESSHEKEVQIKELKETIFELEDQVEQHRTVRLHTNQTILDLEGQVKKLEEQKLDLEKQLKALSRQMKDETEEWRRFQADLQTAVVVANDIKVEAQQEVRGLRRRLQEEQERNITLEAELEQLQGGRLKGDEVDSSDTDGSPRWCGISVGQMGSPSSEPGATVKSLIKSFDSGVQNGPSHTVAIHSSTRSPLSGIPVRTAPAAAVSPIQRHSSIKPLSKALEKRINLGDFAHPDKLPGLGDDLKPSSLMRKSPSLESVIKSPGSLGGRTASLSYPKANSKLSVERKDPLAALARQYGGSKRNALLKWCQRKTEGYPNIDVTNFSSSWSDGLAFCALLHTYLPAHIPYQELISQDKSRNLTLAFQAAESVGIKPSLDISEMLHTDRPDWQSVMQYVSQIYKYFET